From the genome of Vicia villosa cultivar HV-30 ecotype Madison, WI linkage group LG2, Vvil1.0, whole genome shotgun sequence, one region includes:
- the LOC131653563 gene encoding nucleobase-ascorbate transporter 12-like yields the protein MSEPDPKPDSKPRQRSVQWSPATTPESKPIPPSSWAKKTGFKPKFSGETNAGDSGQISLPIKSREPDVNSDLEAGRVRATPGVANGVVKVLPSKDLVVKKRRDSDGVPSVIGQTNAEQPVRRTARSDEAVASLPQTVEDDEFMSRQSHMKYELRDSPGLVPIGVYGIQHYISIIGSLILIPLVIVPAMGGTHEDTSTVVSTVLFVSGVTTLLHTIFGSRLPLIQGPSFVYLAPVLAIINSPEFQGLNGNKFKHIMKELQGAIIIGSAFQTFLGYTGLMSLLVRFINPVVVSPTIAAVGLSFYGYGFPLVGTCLEIGAIQILVVIVFSLYLRKLSVFGHRIFLIYAVPLGLAITWAVAFLLTEAGAYNYKGCDVNIPASNMVSEHCRKHISRMKHCRIDTSRALKSSSWFKFPYPLQWGTPVFNWKMAVVMCVVSLISSVDSVGSYHASSLLVASRPPTPGVLSRGIGLEGLCSVLAGLWGTGTGSATLTENVHTIAVTKMGSRGAVQLGACLLIVLSLVGKVGGFIASIPAVMVAGLLCFMWAMLTALGLSNLRYSEAGSSRNIIIIGLSLFFSLSIPAYFQQYGISPNSNMSVPSYFQPYIVASHGPFQSKYGGLNYILNTIFSLHMVIAFLVAFILDNTVPGSKQERGVYVWSEPDVARRDPTVTKDYGLPLRVGRIFRWVKWVGL from the exons ATGTCCGAACCTGATCCCAAACCTGATTCCAAGCCTCGCCAACGTTCGGTACAATGGTCACCGGCGACAACACCGGAGAGCAAACCGATTCCACCTTCTTCGTGGGCGAAGAAAACCGGTTTCAAGCCGAAATTCTCCGGCGAGACTAATGCTGGTGATTCTGGTCAGATAAGCTTGCCGATTAAGTCTAGAGAGCCTGACGTGAACTCGGATCTTGAAGCAGGCCGTGTTAGAGCTACTCCTGGAGTGGCAAACGGTGTGGTGAAAGTTCTACCTTCTAAGGATTTGGTAGTGAAGAAACGGAGAGACTCTGATGGAGTTCCGAGTGTCATTGGTCAGACGAATGCGGAACAGCCGGTTCGGAGAACAGCGAGGAGTGATGAAGCTGTTGCTTCCTTGCCGCAGACTGTGGAGGACGATGAATTTATGTCGAGGCAGTCGCATATGAAGTATGAGCTAAGAGATTCACCTGGTTTAG TTCCCATTGGTGTGTATGGTATCCAGCATTACATTTCTATAATAGGTTCATTGATTCTCATTCCACTTGTTATTGTTCCTGCCATGGGAGGTACTCAT GAGGATACTTCTACAGTGGTATCAACTGTGCTCTTTGTGTCTGGAGTGACTACTCTCTTGCATACTATTTTTGGGTCTAGGTTGCCGTTGATACAAGGGccttcttttgtttatcttgCTCCAGTTTTGGCGATCATCAACTCGCCCGAATTTCAAGGATTAAATGGAAAT AAATTCAAACATATAATGAAGGAGCTGCAAGGGGCTATAATTATTGGATCTGCTTTTCAAACTTTCCTCGGATATACTGGACTTATGTCCCTGTTAGTAAG GTTTATCAATCCTGTGGTTGTATCCCCAACCATTGCTGCAGTTGGACTTTCATTTTATGGTTATGGTTTTCCTCTAGTTGGCACATGTCTTGAGATTGGTGCAATACAAATATTAGTAGTTATTGTTTTTTCTCTT TATCTTCGTAAACTATCTGTTTTTGGACACCGCATATTTCTTATATATGCA GTTCCTTTGGGTTTGGCAATTACATGGGCAGTTGCTTTCTTGCTGACTGAAGCTGGAGCCTACAACTACAAAGGGTGTGACGTAAACATACCTGCCTCAAATATGGTTTCAGAACACTGCAGAAAGCATATTTCAAGGATGAAACATTGTCGAATTGATACTTCTCGTGCACTGAAATCATCCTCATGGTTTAAATTTCCCTATCCATTGCAATGGGGTACTCCTGTCTTCAACTGGAAAATGGCCGTTGTGATGTGCGTGGTTTCCTTAATCTCATCTGTGGATTCG GTTGGCTCATATCACGCATCTTCATTATTGGTAGCATCCAGACCTCCAACTCCTGGGGTTCTTAGTCGCGGAATTGGTCTGGAAGGTCTTTGTAGTGTGTTGGCTGGTCTCTGGGGTACTGGAACTGGATCTGCAACTTTAACTGAAAATGTTCATACAATTGCTGTGACTAAAATGGGAAGCCGTGGAGCAGTTCAATTGGGCGCATGTCTTCTGATAGTGTTATCTCTCGTGG GGAAGGTTGGAGGGTTCATTGCTTCAATTCCTGCAGTCATGGTTGCTGGTCTCCTATGCTTTATGTGGGCAATGCTTACAGCATTGGGCTTGTCCAATCTACGTTATAGTGAGGCTGGAAGCTCTCGCAATATCATCATAATTGGATTATCACTCTTCTTCTCTCTTTCGATACCTGCATATTTTCAACAATATGGCATCTCTCCGAATTCCAACATGTCAGTGCCAAGTTATTTTCAGCCTTACATTGTGGCTTCTCACGGGCCGTTCCAAAGCAAATATGGAGGG TTGAACTACATCCTGAACACGATATTTTCGCTGCACATGGTGATAGCTTTTCTCGTTGCTTTTATCTTGGATAATACTGTACCTGGAAGTAAGCAAGAACGTGGGGTATACGTTTGGTCGGAACCTGATGTTGCTAGAAGAGATCCTACTGTTACCAAAGACTATGGGTTGCCATTGAGAGTTGGTCGGATTTTCAGATGGGTGAAGTGGGTTGGCCTGTGA
- the LOC131647924 gene encoding probable ribosome biogenesis protein RLP24, translated as MRLEKCWFCSSTVYPGHGIQFVRNDAKIFRFCRSKCHKNFKMKRNPRKVKWTKAYRRVHGKDMTQDSTFEFERKRNRPERYDRNLAADVLKAIPKIEKIRVSREERHHKNRMKGNKAKVQKEAEKEYGQSIHMVKAPSALLQEKIKVKVSQQQSEENPLMEE; from the exons ATGAGATTGGAGAAATGCTGGTTTTGTTCTTCAACTGTATACCCTGGACATGGGATCCAGTTTGTTCGCAATGATGCAAAG ATTTTTCGGTTTTGTAGATCAAAATGCCACAAGAATTTTAAAATGAAGAGGAATCCTCGTAAAGTAAAATGGACCAAGGCATATAGGCGCGTGCATGGGAAGGATATGACACAG GATTCAACCTTTGAGTTTGAGAGAAAGCGAAACAGGCCTGAGAGATATGACAGGAATCTTGCTGCTGACGTACTCAAGGCCATTCCTAAGATTGAAAAAATCAGAGTTAGCAGGGAGGAGAGACACCACAAGAACAG GATGAAAGGCAACAAGGCGAAAGTGCAGAAGGAGGCAGAGAAGGAGTACGGACAGAGCATCCATATGGTCAAAGCTCCTTCCGCATTACTACAGGAGAAGATCAAAGTCAAGGTTTCCCAACAACAATCAGAAGAGAATCCTCTCATGGAAGAGTGA